In Labrys monachus, the genomic stretch GTGCCTATTCGATCGTCACGCGCAAGGACGGCGGCAGGCAATGGGCCAAGGACGGCAAGCCGCTCTACTATTGGGTCAAGGACAGTCGGAAGGGCGATATCACCGGCGACGGCGTGATGGGCGTGTGGGATCTCGCGCGGCCCTGACGGACCGCCCTTGATGCATCAGGAGGCGAGTTCCCCGGCCCGCTTCTTCGCGGCCAGCACCGCCTTCTCCATCAGAGACGCCAGCCCTCCCTCTCCCATCAGGACGGCGAGCGCCGCGGCGGTGGTGCCGCCAGGGCTGGTGACGTTTTGCCGCAATGTGCCGGCCGGCTGGTCCGACCGGTGCAGCAGTTCACCCGATCCCGCCACGGTGGCGCGCGCCAGGCGCATCGCCAGATCGGCGGGCAGGCCGGCAGCGCTTCCCGCCGCCGCCAGCGCCTCGACGAGATGGAAGACATAGGCCGGCCCCGACCCGGACACCGCCGTCACCGCGTCGATGAGGCTCTCGTCGTCGATCCATTCGAGCGCGCCGGTCGCGCGCAGCAGCGCGTCGGCGGCCTCCTTCTGAGCCGGCGTGACGAAGCCGTTCGGCACCGCCGCCGTGATGCCGCGGCCGATGGCGGCCGGCGTGTTGGGCATCGCCCGGACGATGGCCGTCCGCGGCGGCAGCAGGGCGGCGATGCCGGCGATGGTCTTGCCGGCCATGATCGACACGGCGAGCGTATCCGGCCCGAACAGCGGCGCCACGGACGGTAGCGCCGCCTCCATCACCTGCGGCTTGATCGCCAGCAGCACGACGGCGGGGGTACCGAGGAAAGCAAGGCTGGGATTGACCGCAATGCCCGCTTCGGCGAGTTGCGCGGCGGCCGCCGCAGGCAGATGCGGATCGAGGACCGCGACGTTTCCGGGGGCGAGCCCGAGCGCCAGCCAGCCCTCCAGCATCGCCCCGCCCATCTTGCCGGCGCCGAGCAGCAGCAGGCTGCCGCCGATATCGAGAGAGTGCGTCATCGGAATTCACCCCGGAACAGAAGGCGCATGATGCGGCCCGCGGCCGGCGCGCCTCAAGCCTCGCCGACCGTCTCGAACAGCACCGCCTCCAGCGCCTCCTTCGGGGTCTTGCCGGCCCAGATCACGAATTGGAAGGCCTGGAAATAGCGCTCGCAGGTTTCGACGGCGATCTCGATCAGCGCTTCGCACTGGCGGGGGTTGACCTCGGCCCCGCCGGCGAGGAACAGCGCGTGGCGGTACATGATCACCTGATCGGCGTTCCAGACGTCGAAATGGCCGATCCAGAGCTGTTCGTTAACCATGGCGATGGTCTGCAGCAGATCTGCGTGACGGCGCTTCGGAATCTTGGCATCGAAGGAACAGGCCAGATGCAGCGATTCGATATCGTCCATCCAGGTGAAGGACACCGCGTAATCGCAGCCATGGCCCTTCACAACGATCGAAATCTCGTCTTCGCCCAACCTGTCGAAGGCCCAATCATTGAGGCTCGCCAGGTGTTCGACGAGATCGACCGGGTGACCGGCGCGCTCGCCTTGGAGCTCGATAACGGACATTGCAACTCCCGGCACCTCTTTCGGGAGGTGCATTCCCGCTGCGGATGATGTTCGATCCGCAAGTCGCGTGTTGCAGAGTTCGGCTATTCGCACTGAATCGGCAAGGACTTGTTCCCTCCGTCCACAAGGTCCCTGCGAATTATTTACCGCCGAGGCGGGCCTCGAGCTCGGCGATGCGGGCGGCGAGACGGTCGTTCTCATCGCGTGCCTTGATCGCCATTTCGCGCACGGCGTCGAACTCGTCGCGGCGGACATAGTCGAGATCGCGCAGGATCCGCTCCGCCTGGGCCCGCATGACGCCGTCGACCTCGCGGCGCATGCCCTGGGCGACGCCGGCGGCGTCGGTCACGAGCTTGGCGAATTCGTCATAGATGCGGCCTGTCGTCTGGGTCATGGCAAACTCCTTTGGCGCCTCATAGCATGCGAGCGGCACCGAATGCGACGGCGGATGTCGGCACGCCGCCTTGACGCTGTCATATCTTCCCGACACAACGCATGCATGTCCGACCATTTCCTGACCTTCCCGAATTTCGATCCGGTGCTGTTCCATATCGGCCCGCTGGCCATCCGCTGGTATGCCCTCGGCTACATCTTCGGCCTGGTCGGCGGCTGGTATTATGCACGGCGCCTGGTCACCAATGCCCGCCTGTGGACCGTGCAGCCCGGCACGCCGGCCCAGCTCGACGACCTCCTGGTCTGGGTCACGCTCGGCGTCGTCATCGGCGGCCGCCTGGGACAGGTGCTGCTCTACGAACCCGCCTATTATTTCGCCAACCCCTGGGAGATCCCGCAGGTCTGGCATGGCGGCATGGCCTTCCATGGCGGCCTCGCCGGCGCCGGCCTCGCGGTGATCCTCTTCGCCTGGCGCAACAAGATCCCGATCCTGTCCTATCTCGACATCGCCAGCGCCGTCGCGCCGCCGGGCATCTTCCTGGTGCGCATCGCCAATTTCATCAACGGCGAATTGTGGGGCCGCGTCACCTATGACGTGCCGTGGGCGATGTATTTCCCCACCGGCGGCCCCTTTCCGCGCCACCCCAGCCAGATCTACGAAGCGCTGACGGAAGGCGTGCTGCTCTTCGTCCTGCTGTTCGCGATGACACGGTTCGGCGCGCTGAGGCGCCCCGGCCTGGTCGCCGGCGCCTTCGGCATCGGCTATGCCCTCGCGCGCTCGTTCTGCGAATTCTTCCGCGAGCCGGACGCTCTGGTGTTCGGCGGCCCCCTGACCATCGGGCAAGCCTATTCCATCCCGATGGTGGTCGTCGGCCTCGGCCTCGTTCTCTACGCCTTGCGGCGGCGCAAGCCCGCGACGGCATGACCGGAGCGCCGCCGGATACGCCCCTCGGGGCCGAGATCAGGACGCTGATCCGCCTGGAGGGGCCGATCAGCGTGGCTCGCTTCATGGCCCTCGCGCTCGGCCATCCCCGCCACGGCTACTATATGACGCGCGATCCTCTCGGGGCGCAGGGCGACTTCACCACCGCTCCCGAGATCAGCCAGATGTTCGGCGAGTTGATCGGGCTGTGGGCGGCGCACAGCTGGATGGCGATGGGCTCGCCGGACCGTGTCGCCCTCGTGGAGCTCGGTCCCGGCCGGGGCACGCTGATGGCGGATGCCCTGCGTGCCGTCGGCAAGGCGGCGCCGGCCTTCGGCCGTGCCCTGGAGCTGCATCTCGTCGAGACCAGCCCGGTGTTGCGGCAGGCCCAGGCGAGCCGCCTGGGCAATTTCGAGCCCGGCTGGCATGGCGACGTCGCCGGCCTTCCCGACCTGCCCCTGATCGTCATCGCCAACGAATTCTTCGATGCCCTGCCGATCCATCAGTTCGTGCATCGGGGCCGCGGCTGGCATGAGCGGCTCGTCGGTCTCGACGGCGACGACCTCGTCTTCGGCCTCGCGCCGGAAGCGATCGCCCTGCCCGCCGCGCCGCGGTCGAATGCCCTCGACGGCACGATCGTCGAATATGCGGAGGCCGGCTCGCTCGTCATGGCCGAACTCGGCCGCAGGATCGTCGGCCGAGGCGGCGCGGCGCTGATCGTCGATTACGGCCATATCGAGTTCGATGTCGGGGATACGCTTCAGGCGGTGGCGGGCCACGCTTTCGCCGACCCGCTCGCCCGCCCGGGCGAGGCCGACCTGACCAGCCATGTCTGCTTCGAGACGCTGGCGCGCGTCGCCGCCGGGCACGGGCTGGGCGTCGACATCCTCACCACCCAGGGCCATTTCCTGGAAGAGCTTGGCATCCGGCAGATGGCCGCCAATCTCAAGCGGCACGCGACGCCCGCCCAGGCCGCGGCCATCGACAGCGCCCTGGAGCGGCTGACCGATCCCTCTCCCCGGGCGATGGGATCGCTGTTCAAGGTCATGGCGCTCTCGCCGCGACGCTGACCACAGGCACCGGCTCCGCCTGGAGCAAATTGCGCTTCCACCGAATCGCAATTCTTCTCCAACCTTTTGTTTTGACGCATTTTCTTGATCGAAAAGCCGATCGGCTTTTCTGGAAGATGCGTCAGGCGCGGAGCCGGTTCGAAGGCCTGTCGGGGCAGATGGGCCTATTTCACCGGGCGATGCTTGCGGTGGTGATGGTGCGGCATCGCATGGTGGGGGCGGCGCCCCTCGTGGCGATAATGCCGATGGTGATGGCGGGGACCGTAATAGCCATGCCGGTCATGATGGCGATGCCAGCCGCCGTGGCGATGGCGGTAGTGGACGCGCCCGACCGTCCGGGCCACGACCGGCGTCACCACCGGGGCGATTTCGAGGCTGCCGATGCCGGCCGCGACGTTGAGGCCGGTCTGCCCCTGCACCGAGAGGGGCTGCAGCGTCACGCCGCCATTGCCGCCGCCGACGAGAACATTGGCGCCCAGGCCGAGGCCGGCCGTCGCTTCCGCCGTGACGCCCGCATAGGAACCGGCGAGAGAACCCGGCGCCACGGCCGGCTCGAACACCGCCCAGACGACCCTGGTGCCGTTGGTGAAGCCGAGATCGACGCCGAATTTGCGGACGTCACCGGCATAGAGCTCGCTGTTGCCGTTGAAATCGGTGAACCGGCAGGAGACCGCCTTGCTCGACATGACGACCATGCCGACGCCTCCCGCGACATCGCAGGTAAGCGTGCCGGTTCGGACGGCCGCCTGCGCCCCGCTCGCAGCGGCCGGGAGCAGCATCGCGGTCAGCGCGACGGCCGGCAACAGTTTCATCATACTCATGATATCACCCAAATCTCTCGCAATTTCACTCTGCTTCGACGCCGATGCGGGATCGGCCGCCGCCGGCATCCTCCGGCCGAACCTCACCCCAGTCAATCAACGAAACGCGAGCCGGTCCGTTCCGGACTGACCGGCGTTTGACTTCTCCCGCCGCGGCCGCGATCCTCTGCCGATGCTCGAATCGCCTGCCGTCCGTCTTCATCATCCGGCCCTCGCCGTCCCGGGGATCAGCCACGGCTTCTTCACCCGGCAGGGCGGGGTCTCCGGCGGTCTATACGCCTCGCTCAACGGCGGCCAGGGTTCGAGCGACGATCCCGCCAGTGTCAGGGAGAACCGCCGCCGCATGGCACAGGTCCTCGGCGTGAACCCGGAGCGGTTCGTCAGCTGCTACCAGGTCCACTCGCCCGACGTCGTCACGGTGACCGAGCCCTGGACGCGCGATGGCGCCCCCAAGGTCGACGCCATGGTGACGCGGGAACGCGGCATCGCCCTGGCGATCTCGACCGCCGATTGCGGTCCGGTGCTGTTCGCCGACGGCGGCGCGGGCGTCATCGGCGCGGCCCATGCCGGCTGGAAGGGTGCGTTCACCGGCGTGCTCGAAGCGACGATCGAGGCGATGGAGGCGCTCGGCGCGCGGCGCAGCGAGGTCACCGCCGTGCTCGGCCCGATGATCTCTGCCGCGGCCTATGAGGTCGGCCCCGAATTCGTCGCCCGCTTCGTCGAGGCCGACGGCGGCAATGAGCGCTTCTTCCGCAGGGCGGGAGCGAAGCCCGGCCACGCGATGTTCGACCTGCCGGCCTATATCCGGATGCGCCTGACCAGGGCCGGCGTCGGCCGGTTCGACGACATGGCGCTGTGCACCTATGGCGACGAGCAGCGCTTCTTCTCCTATCGCCGCGTGACCCATCGCAAGGAGGCCGATTATGGCCGCCTCCTCAACGCCATTGCCCTGGCGGACGCATGATCCGTGGGCGGCAGGGCCGCATCCACTGCCATGCAAGGCGCCCCGAGCAACCGCGCATCGTGACGGGCCTGCGATGACGATCGGCTCTCCCACGGCGACCGAGGCGGCGCGGCCGGACCAATGGGCCCAGCCTCTCGACCTTCCCGGCGTGCCCAATCTCCACCGGGTGGCCCCCGGCTTCTACCGCTCCGCCCAGCCGACCCGCGAAGGCTTTGCCGCCCTCAGCCGGCGTCTCGGCGTGAAGAGCGTCGTCAGCCTGCGCGCCTTTCACGCCGACGACGTGCTGGCCGGCGGACAGGACCTCCTCCTCACCCGGCATACCGCTCCATACCTGGCATATCGACGAGGACGGGGTGGTGGCGGCGCTGCGCGCCATCCGCAGGCACCGAAGCCGGGGCCCCGTCCTGCTGCATTGCCAGCACGGCGCCGACCGGACGGGACTGGTCTGCGCCCTCTATCGCATCCTCGACGAGAACTGGAGCAAGGCGGATGCGCTCGCCGAGATGAAGCGGGGCGATTACGGCTATCACGCCGTCTGGGGCAACATCCCGACCTATCTGCGGAAGGCCGACATCGCCATGCTCAGGGCGGCGATCGAGCCCGCCTGAGGACATCCTCCACCACACGACGGAACGCCATGCTGCATTTCTCGAACGACGAATTCTCGGCCCGGCTGAAACGCCTGCAACGCGAGATGGCCGCCCACGGGCTCGACGCCATGCTGCTCTTCGCCCAGGAGAGCATGTATTGGCTCACCGGCTACGACACGTTCGGCTTCTGCTTCTTCCAGTGCCTGATCGTGCGGGCCGACGGGCGGCTCGCGCTGCTCACCCGCTCGGCCGACCTGCGCCAGGCGCAGCATACCTCCATCCTGGCCGATATCCGGGTGTGGACCGACCGCAGGGATGCGACCCCCGCCGAACAGCTCCTCGCCACCGTCCGCGATCTCGGCATCGCCGGCGGCCGCCTCGGCGCCGAATTCGAGTCGCATGGGCTGACCCATGCCAACGGCCGGAAGCTCGAAGCGGCCTTCGCCGGCTCGTTCGACCTCGTCGATGCCTCGGAGATCGTCACCCGGCTGCGCTCGGTGAAATCGCCGGCCGAAATCGCCTTCGTGCGCGAGGCCGCACGCCTGTCCGACGCCGCCGACGAAGCCGGCCTCGCGGCGATCCACGCCGGCGCCGACGAGGGCGAGATCCTCGCCGCCCAGCACAATGCGGTCTTCTCGGCCGGCGGCGATTATCCGGCCAACGAATTCATCATCGGGTCCGGCCGCGACGCCCTGCTCTGCCGCTACAAGTCCGGGCGCCGCAGGCTCGATGCGCGCGACCAGATCACCCTCGAATTCGCAGGCGTCTACCGTCACTATCACGCGGCGCTGATGCGCACGGTGGTGGTCGGCGACGTCTCTCCCCGCCACAGCGAGCTCTATACCGCCGCCCGGGAGGCGCTGCTGGCCTGCGAAGCGGAGATCCGGCCCGGCCGCACCGCCGGCGACGTGTTCGCCGCCCATGCCCGCGTCATGGACGCCCACGGGCTGGAGGCACACCGGCTCGCCGCCTGCGGCTATTCGCTCGGCGCCAAGTTCACGCCGTCCTGGATGGACTGGCCGATGTTCTACGAGGGCAATGACTGGATGCTGGAGCCGGGCATGGTGATGTTCGCCCACATGATCCTGATGGATTCGGAAAGCGGCACCGCCATGTGCCTCGGCCGCACCAGCCTGACGACGACAACCGGCAGCGAAGTGCTGAACGGCGCGGATGCCAGCCTGCGCATGCGATGACGGCGGAAGCGTCTCGTCGCGAGAGGCGCTATTTGCCGTGGAAAGGCGCATGGTGGGGCGATCACCGACCGCCCTTCCTGGAAATGCAGACGCAGCCGGGGAGGAAGAGGCCGATCGGTGATCGACCTTCCGGCCGGGTACCCTCTTGAGAAGACCTCCAGGCAGCGCAATGCACCCATGCATTTGTGAAGTGTTCGTGACGCCCCATTGTGGCCCGGCCATGCAGTTGCTAAGAGCCGGGTGGATTTTCACAAGCAGGAGCCGGCTTCATGGCGGCAGGTGACAGAGGCCACGGCTCGGGCGACATCAAGCTCGTCTGTGGAAATTCCAATCGTGCGCTCGCCGAATCGATAGCCGCCTACCTGAAGACGCCCCTGACGCGATGCTCGGTCCGGCGTTTCGCCGATATGGAGATCTTCGTCGAGATCCAGGAGAATGTGCGCGGCGCGGATGTCTTCATCATCCAGTCGACCTCCTTTCCCACCAACGACCACCTGATGGAGCTCCTGATCATCACCGATGCCCTGCGCCGCTCCTCGGCCCGGCGCATCACGGCTGTGATCCCCTATTTCGGCTATGCGCGGCAGGACCGGCGCGCCTCCGGGCGCACGCCGATCTCGGCCAAGCTGGTTGCCAACCTCATCACCCATGCCGGCGCCGACCGCGTGCTGACGCTCGACCTGCATGCCGGCCAGATCCAGGGCTTCTTCGACATCCCCACCGACAATCTCTTCGCGGCGCCCGTGATGGAGCGCGACATCAAGGCGAGGATGGAACTCGGCCGGCTGATGGTGGTGTCGCCCGACGTCGGCGGCGTGGTGCGCGCCCGCGCCCTCGCCAAGCGCATCGACGCACCGCTCGCCATCGTCGACAAACGGCGCGAGCGGGCCGGCGAGAGCGAGGTCATGAACGTCATCGGCGACGTTTCGGGCCGCACCTGCATCCTGATCGACGACATCATCGATTCCGGCGGCACGCTGGTGAACGCCGCCGAGGCGCTGCTGGAGCGCGGCGCCAGGGACGTGCTCGCCTATATCAGCCACGGCGTGCTTTCGGGCGGCGCCGTCGCCCGCATCGCCTCCTCCAAGCTGCGCGAACTGGTGATCACCGATTCGATCATGCCGACCGAAGCGGTGCGGGTGGCGCAGAACATCCGCGTCATCTCGATCGCGCCGCTGCTCGGGGAAGCCATCGGCCGCACGGCGTCGGAAGAAAGCGTTTCCAGCCTGTTCAACTGAGCGGCTTGCCTCCGCCGGCGCGGGATGGCGGGAAGAGCCCCCCTCGGCCCGCCGACCTTGTCCCGGGCATCGCGCCTCGCCATGACCGTCAGGGCGTCGCGTGGCCCTCCAGGCCCGCGCCGCAGACGATGCCGCAGACACGCGCGCCGGGCTCGATGGTGACAGCCCCGGTCATCAGCGCCGCGATGCTCGCCGCCCCGCTGAGATCGGCGGCGATGCCGAGCTCGAACCACAGCCAGCGGGCGGCGGCCTCGAGATCCTCGTCCTCCACGAGCACGATACGCTCGACCGCATCGCGCAGGCTCTCGACGATGGCCTCGTCCGTCTGCCCGCAGGCCATGGTAGCGACGCGCGTGGTGACGGCGGGCAGGCGGACGGCCCTGCCGGCCAGCAGGCTGTCATGCAGGGTCGGCGATCCCTTCGGCTCGATGCCGATGATGCGGGCGGCGGGATTCTTCCGCCTGATCGCCGTCGCCATGCCGGCGATCAGGCCGCCGCCGCCGACGGCGATGAGGTAGACGTCGACCGTCCCCAGATCCTCGATGATCTCCAGGGCGACGGTGCCCTGCCCGGCGACGATCTCGCGGTCGGCGAAGGGATGGAAATAGCAGGCGCCGCTGCGTTCGGCCTCCTGCAGCGCCACGACATGCGCCTCGTCCCAGAACGCGCCGGCGACATGCACCTCGGCGCCCCAGCGCCGCAGCTTGGCGATCTTCGAGGGCGCGGCATTTTCGGGCAGGAAGACGGTGGCGGGAACGCCGGCGAGACGGGCGGCGCGCGCCACGGCGAGGCCGTGATTGCCGCCCGACGCCGTGACGACGCCCCGCGCCAGCGCCTCCGCCGGCAGGGACAGCAATTTGTTGGTCGAGCCCCGGGCCTTGAAGGACCCGGTGACCTGCAGATATTCGAGCTTGAGCCAGAGGTCGCCGGCGCAGAGCGGCGCCGACAGCTGGTCCGCCCGCAGACAGGGCGTGCGCCGGACATGGCCGTGAATGCGCCGCGCCGCCCGCTCGATATCCTCGAAGCAGACAGCGCCGGTCATGGCACGGCGCCCCGGTCATAGGGCACGGCAACGACGAGGCAGCAATTGCCGGGCCTGACGCGGCCCGGCTGGCGCCGGGCGAAGAGCATGCCGTCGATGCGGTGGTGCAGCGCCACCGGCTCGCGGCCGGGATCGGCCAGGAAGTGGATGTGGCCGGCGACGCTGCCCGCCTTCACCGACGCCCCCAGCGCGTCGGCCGGCACGAACACCCCGTCCTCGGTGGCGAGGACATAGGCTTCGCTTCCGGGCACGGCGAGGAGACGGGGTTCGCGTTCCGGGCGGACGAGGGTGGCCGGGTCGGTGAGGCCGGCATGGGCGAGGATGTTGCGGATGCCTCGCCGGCAGATCGCCAGCGCCTCGGCGGAAACCGCGCCGGCGCCGGCCATCTCCGTGCCGACGACGGTGAGGCCCGCTTCGACCGCAGAGGCCGTCGCCGTGCGTGCCTCGCCGAGATTGTCCACCACGACGGCCATCGGCGCGCCGAAGGCGAGCGTCGCCTCGATATTGCGCTGGTGATGGGCGGGGTCGCGTCCCGGCTCGATGATCGTGCTCGGCATGATCATCAGCGACGAGCCGCCCGAATGCAGGTCGACGAAATAGTCCGCTTCGGGAAACAGCCGGTCATGGACATAGGCGGCGAGCTGGCGGGTGAGCGTGCCGGCCGGATCGCCCGGAAAGGTGCGGTTGAAATTGAGGCCGTCGATCGGCGAGGTGCGCTGCGCCGCCGTGACCGCGGGAAGGTTGATGGCGGGAATGGCGATGATCCGCCCCTGGATCGTGGCGGGGTCGATGCTCCGGATCAGCTCGCCGAGCGCGATCGGTCCTTCATACTCGTCGCCGTGATTGCCGCCCTCGAACAGGATCGTCGGCCCCGTGCCGTTCTTGATGACGGCAAGCGGGACGCGGACGGTCCCCCAGGCGTCGTCATGCGGCGATTGCGGGACATAGAAGAAGCCGACCTGCTTGCCGTCGCGGCCGAGATCGACATCGGCGAAGACGCTGCTGCGGCGCGGCGCGGGCCTGCTTGCCCGGGAGGGCTCCTCGGACGGCGGTTCGGACTCTCGCAGCATCGGCCTCCCCCTGCACTTTTTGACCCCGGTGAGATGACCGGCGTTTCGCATCCGATGTCAAGCATGCGCATCGCGGTCATGCCGCCTGTCACAGCACCGTCACCCGCAAGTCGTATCCGCGACATTGGGGGTCGTAACTCAGATTCCCTGATTGCGACGAACAAGGATGGCGGATGTGACGATCACCGAGGCGCGCCCTTCGACGGAGGGGCAAGGCAAGATCAAGGGCCATGTCAAGAATGCCGTCGAGCATCACAAGCTGATGTCGATGCGCGGCCTGCAGGACCGGCTCTTCACGCTGGCGTTCAGCGGCCTCGTCTACGCGCAGATCTGGGAAGACCCCGACATCGACATGGAGGCACTGGCCCTCGGGCCTCAGGACCGCCTCGTCGCCATCGCGTCGGGCGGCTGCAACGTCATGAGCTACCTGACCGCCGGTCCGGCCTCGATCACCGCGGTCGACCTCAACCGCCATCACGTCGCGCTCAACCGCCTCAAGATCGCGGCGGCCCGCCACCTGCCCGATCACGCCACCTTCTACGATTTCTTCGGCCGGGCGGGCATGAAGGCCAACATACCCGCCTACCGGACCTTCCTGCGCGATCATCTCGACGAGGAGACGCGGGACTATTGGGACGGCCGCGACGCCCTCGGCCGCCGCCGCATCGGCTATTTCGCCAAGAACCTCTACCGGCACGGGCTGCTCGGCCGCTTCATCGGCCTCGGCCACGTGCTCGGCAAGCTCCACCGCATCGATCCCGGCGAGCTGCTGCAGGCCCGCGACCTCGCCGAGCAGCGCGTGCTGTTCGACGAACGCATCGCCCCGCTCTTCGACCGTCCGCACATCAAATGGCTCACCCGCCGGCGCGCCTCGCTCTACGGCCTCGGCATTCCGCCGGCGCAGTACGAGGCCCTGGCGAGCGCCGCGGGCGAAGGCGAGGGCATCGCCGCCGTGCTGCGCGAACGCCTCGAGCGCCTCGCCTGCGACTTCGACCTGCGCCAGAACTATTTCGCCTGGCAGGCCTTCGGGCGCGGCTACAAGCCGGAGGGCGACGGGCCGGTGCCGCCTTATCTGGAACGGAGCGCCTTCGAAACCATCCGCTCCCGCGCCGACCGCATCGAGGTGCGCCACGTCAATCTGATCGACCATCTCAAGGCCCAGCCCGAGGCCAGCCTCGACGCCTATGTGCTGCTCGATGCGCAGGACTGGATGACCGACGTCATCCT encodes the following:
- a CDS encoding DUF3419 family protein → MADVTITEARPSTEGQGKIKGHVKNAVEHHKLMSMRGLQDRLFTLAFSGLVYAQIWEDPDIDMEALALGPQDRLVAIASGGCNVMSYLTAGPASITAVDLNRHHVALNRLKIAAARHLPDHATFYDFFGRAGMKANIPAYRTFLRDHLDEETRDYWDGRDALGRRRIGYFAKNLYRHGLLGRFIGLGHVLGKLHRIDPGELLQARDLAEQRVLFDERIAPLFDRPHIKWLTRRRASLYGLGIPPAQYEALASAAGEGEGIAAVLRERLERLACDFDLRQNYFAWQAFGRGYKPEGDGPVPPYLERSAFETIRSRADRIEVRHVNLIDHLKAQPEASLDAYVLLDAQDWMTDVILTKLWTEITRTARPGARVIFRTAAEESLLPGRIPDDILARWFYDRERCRELTARDRSAIYGGFHLYQLRTIH